The region CCGTTCTCGTCCACAATCACCGCGAACAGCTGCCACACCTTGCTCCGACCGCGCTTGTCGCGAAGTGTGTACTGTCCGCTGGACAGCCTCCGCTTGAGGTCGGCGATGTGGGCATAGGTGGCCGGAGTCGTTAGGTCCGGAGTGGCGCACCGCGATCGGGTAGTTGGTGTGTACTGCAGGTATGCGtcattaaaatcaataaacagACAGGTGAGAGTTCCAACTTCTTATCTCGAAGCAGGCCTTGCTCCACCACGGGAGCATCCATTGGCCAGGAGTCCACTGCGCCAATGTATTACCCACCTGCTCCTGTTCGAGGCCATCGAAGCTAAATTCATGCTTTATGTCGAATTCTCGCAGCAAGTCCATTGCAGAATTatcaaaccaaaacaaaaaacataaataccTAGAGATGGGACTTCGGTCAAGGAAGCACGACGAATAGTTTCCAGTCACTTTCACACATTGCAAGGTACATACTcgtatttcaaatatttgtcaCGGGATCAAAGGTTACTGGGTTAACGAAGCACTTCATATCATTACTTACATTTCTAAAAGCATGGTGATCTtaaatcattattattattttttgttgttaaatTAATCTTCAATATTTTAACAAGATGGTTACTTGCTCTACACGATAAGGTGGAATTCCATCTAAATGATCCTACATgtgtataattttaaaaaatgtccaATAAACATTCGCATTTACATTGAAAACAGAGAATAAGTGGGAACTCAGTAACATTTTACAAGCCTTGAATCGTGACCGGCAGTCACGTCCGTTCGGAACTAGTTCCAACTATCCAAGTCCCTATAACTAGCTCATCGTCAAAACACTGCTTTGGGTTTCCAAACAAATTCCAACGTCTCGCGCTTAAAATTTTTCATAGAATCCAGGAAACGTTGAACTGTCGAAATATACCGCTGAAACCATGCCCAACAGCAAGGAAGCAGGCACAGAGGCCGATCGTGGAGATGATGTCAAACTAAACAGCCGCGATAGCGTCGCGTAAGTTGCTTTATAGGAGTTGAAGCCTCCTCTGGATATAACTCTGGATACCTGCTGGCACCCCTACAGATTGAAGGACCTGCTGCAGAAGCGGCTCTCGGAGTGCGGCTGGCGCAAGGACATCGAGGACATGATACGCCATACCATCGAGGAGCGCGGCGTGTCCAACCTGACCCATGATCAGCTGGCTGCCGAGATAGTCCCCCATGTAGGTCAGTGGCAACTCCTGGGGGCACCTCATTAACCCACATTACCTCTAAGCAGGCTCGCGCCCTGGTCCCCGACGTCATTCGGAAGGAGATGCTTATGCGCGTGCGCGCTGCCCTGGACTCCTCCTTGCCACAGGAGCAGAACTGACTGGCCATCCAGAACTCCGAGTCCTCCAGAGCATTCACCATAGTCACACTGCCTGCAGAATTTAAATTCTAGCACATCTGTTTGTGGTTTATTATCTCGTATTAAGTAGATATTTACATTCTTACGCTAGTTATGAATTGCGCCATTTGTTAAACAATATGcatgtaataaataaacaacctAATTGTAGTTATAATACGTTGTTGCTATGTTCATGTTATGGGTACTCGATTGGCTAAACAAAATCTGTGGTGGTTTTGTTGGCAGGGGAAACTAGGAACGCGGCTTGGGCTCTGCTTGTACATGTTCGTTTAATTATGCTACAAATAATAAGGCTAAGTTGTAACTGCTACTCCGTTAGGGTTTACGTTTACTTATTCAATAGCGAGTCGATTGAAAAGTCTTTGAATTTGGCGTTGGAATCATCGTTGAAcagctgcggctgctgcagttgctcctgctgcttgGGAACTGGTGCCGCCGTTGCCGTTGGCAGCATTTTCAGCAGTTTCGTGCGCGGTTTGCGCAGAAACTTGGTGTTTATTTGAAACTTGGTTGGTTTGTGGTTTGCACTTGACTGGGCTTGAAACATTGGTGTATCTGTGGCTGTGCTCTCAGCAAAGGTTGTCGATGGGATTGCCTGCGATGTTGCTACTGTGGTGGCTACTTGAACTGTACTGATTGGGGGGCAATAGCCCTGGCGCCAGGCACGCAGCTCTCCTCCTCCACCCGACGACTTGACGATGCCCATAGACTTTGTAGCTGTTGCTGCAGGTGGTGCCCTTGCCTGTGCGAAGGCATTGGGTCCAAAGCACTTGAGAAAGTTCTGCACATGGAGCAAGCTGTCGTTCTCGTTCTTGTGCAGTGGCCTACGCTGTTTGTCCTCGTTCTCGTCCTCCGCCTCGTAGTCCACCGAAGATTGCTGctgcgaggaggaggagaaggtGGAAGagctgctgtggctgctgaGCTGTAGCAACAGAATTCGATAAATTGCTTGGACAACCAATTAGAGAATCTTCTAGCACCTACATCATCGTCATTTTTGTCGATCAGCTGCTGAAAGCCAGGCTCCGCCGACTTCAGCTGGTCGTGTTTGCCCTGCTGGGCCAGTTTGCTGTTGCCATGattgctgccactgctgctgctgctgttgtcacGCCCTCCTCGCTTGCTCACGGATTGCTTCTTCTtcagctgctgcggctgctgaaGCCCTTGCTCACGGTACGACTTTCAGCTAGTTTTGGCGATGTTATCGTCGCGCCTTAGTTGGGACTGGAAGAAGAAATGCATTATTCAGTAGGCGTCCCACAGGAATGGATATTTAGGTTTGCTTTGGGAGTATAAGTTCAACAACTGGGTTCTCTTTCAGCCTGACACACAAGGACAACAAACAATTTCGGGGTTATCTGCCAACAGCAATGGGATATTAACAATGAACCAGATGGGCGCAAAAGCAGATGAGTTCGAAATCGTGGCGTGTgtgttttgaaaatttctttGGCTTTTCCAATTGGTTGGCTGATCGAGTGATTGGAGGGTAGTGAGTGGTGCTGTAGATGAGACATGGAGCTGGCGCAAAATGAAAAGGTGAGAATGCACGAATAACAGGCACTGGCATATGGATTATGGATTCTCATGTGGCAAGGACATGCACCCACAATCACACTGACACTGACACACACACAGGAACTCGCTCGCACGCACTCTACTACCTGGTGATGCGTGCTGTAGAGAGCCGCGTGGTGCACCGCAtaggaggaggaggtgctACTTAAACCGTCAACGCCAACGCCGCCGCCACCCACTTGAATCTGAATGCTAGGATGttggtgtgggtgtgggtggtggtgctgctgacCCATGCCCGTGCCCGCTGTGGTCGTAAAAGTagttgtggttgttgctgctgttgcagccATGGCTGTCGCTGACCCACCTCGTCCGATGCCAGCAGCAGCCCCACCTCCAGCGCCCAGGCTCATGCCCACGCCCAGCATGTGGGCGGCTGCCACAGCGGCGCTGGTGTGGTGCGACTGGTGCAGATGCTGCTGCACTTGTTGCGcgtgctgctgttgctgctgctgctgcgaagGATGCGACTGGTGTTgcgcctgttgctgctgcagctgcgaagGATGCTGGTGATGCAAGCTGTTGCTATTGGCGGCGCTGTTGGCACTCAAGGTCCCcacgctgctgttgctgtttccGGCGTTGTTGTACGAATGGGCCGCAGAAACGTGTCTGTAAGAATAGAACATGATTATTTTCTGATTATTGAAGTGTTTGAATAGAACATGACGAAATGTTGCTTCTTAACAACATTTGTCATGTGTTTTAACAATACGTTAGAGGACATAACTCACCTCATTCCCAAGTTGGCTGCGCTGGTCATGTTCATGCCAGAGATCGACATCGATGTGGCAGCGGGCCCACTGGCATTCGCAGAGGTTGTAggattgctgttgctgctgttcaCACTGTTGCTTGTTACATTGTTGCCActggtgctgttgctgccactgctgttgCTTGTGGCCCCTGGTCCGCGATAGTCCAACACCACTGCGGTGGAGCTCGCTGCTGCCACCGTGGGTCGGCTATTGGCCATGGTCGGGATGGTGGTATTGATGGCAGTGGTGGCCAGCGAAACGGCCGCAGCGATTGTGGTGGCCGCATTCAGGgcgctgatgttgctgccgagtccgatgctgctgccgccgctgttGCCGCTGGAAGCTAGTGTGGAAATGACAGAAGTTGTACaagttgatgttgctgttgttgttgaggTTGTTGTGGTGGTTGTTGGAGCTGCCGTTGTCGACATGGCGGCTGTAAGCATTTGGTTAGATTGTGAGTACCCCGTTGTTGCTGTTCCATCTCCACGAAAATAGTGTGTTTGTGCGGTATTAGTTTGTAATTGGTGAGTGGGTGTGCTTGGGTTGTGGTCGATTATGTGTGCGGGGTGTGTGGGCTTTCTTCACTGCATGCAACAGACAGCAACACAAGAAACTTAGGCTTAACTAAAAGTACAGCACCTCACCCAGAGTTAACCTGCGACCCAACGCCTTTTTGGCCAGTAGCCATTCAAAACTCTAGGTGCAGGTGGTGAAAACTTAGtgaaataaatttagaatGTGTTCGTTTTTGtgtttaataattaaacattttattcatttttaaaataaataaaatcgaaaaataatAGCTTTAGGTATCGAAAGAACTTAACTGTTAACTTGGCCAAGGAAATAATTTTGCGTTACAAGCGTAAGTATAATTAGGTTCGTATTTTGCCGTAAATACATATGACTAACTTAAAAGCCTAATTAAGGAAAAGTAATCTAATCGGGTATGGACTAATGGTAAAGATAGAGAAGCATTCCGTATTAAAAGAGAGACGAGCTGTCAGTGTCGATAAATGCAATAATTTACTTGTACCATCGCTGCTTAAGTTTGTCGAACAGGAATTCCATTGACAGAATGTGGGTGTGTAAATTATGTACATAGTTTGTTTATAAAGATGACCACTTGTAACCAGTTTAGTTGTTAACTTAACATAAGTCTCTTAAGACTACGACACGAACTGGACTCGAGTTCCATTTGTATGTACAACGAACACCAAACAAAAAAGTGTAAGTACAGAAAATTAAACGCAAAATTTGGTCTGTGAGCAATGGCTGTGTAAGTGGGTGGATGTGGGGCTCCTCCAGTGCCACGTGGTGGGAGCGAGCGAGTGCCGACACCAAGAACAATAGAGAATGGGCGCCTTCTCTACTTACCATGCGCCTCGGCCTTGGCACCGCTTGCGATGGTGTTCAGCGGGATCTGCAGGCGCGCATTGACCGCCAGCAGGTGGTCTCGACGCGCTATCAGGCTGGTCACATGCTCCTCCAGCCGGAGGTTCTCGCTCTGCAGCTGGTGCAGGCAATTAAGCAGCGAGGCAACTGCAAGACAAGTATCAAGTGTTAGTTTCCAAAGACCCTTGGCAAAGCTCCCGATATGCGACTCATACTCACTGTCAAAGTGCTGCGCCTGCTCCATGAGGAACTGCGAGCCCTGCTCCCACTGCCGCTCGAGCAGCTGCTCCAGACTCTGCGGAATGGGCATGTTGCCGTTCATGCCACCGCTGAACATCGACTGCAACGGATTGGGAGCTGGTGCTGCGTTGCTGGGGGCAATGCTCGAATTACGCTGAAAATCGAGGGTGAAATTAGTTGGGTTTCACTGGGCAATAAATCTATCTGAGGCATTCGTAAGGACTTTATAGAGCGAGGGGCTTGGACCACAATGGtcaataaaattttagtttaccaAATGCAAACTGCTTACCTGCTTGCCGGGGAACGGAACTCCCGTGTACTGCGAGCTCAAGGAGTCGGAGGTGTATATTGAGTGATCCTGTACCTCCATGTGCAACTGCTCGGACAGCTTCTGGGCCACGCTGCTGTTCGGATTGATCTGGTTGCCCAGCATGTGGGCGGCCGTGTGCGTGATGATCGAACTGGCTGAACTGGCCGTCGTGGATGCAGCAGGCGTGGCGGGTGGCGTGGGTGTGCTGCTGGCCGGATTGCTCGAGCCACTGCCCGCGCCATTCTGCAGAATGCGCACATCCTTGAGATCCTGTtgagctgcagctgctgccgccgccgctgctgctgctatcGTCGAGTCCTTTGCCTTGCGTCCACGTTTCCGGACATTTCCAGGCTGTGCTGCCGCCGACGTGGGAGCAGCTGCGGTCAGGGAACCGGACGCTGCCGTCGCCGAGTGCATAGCCGATCCAATCTCTGAGCCGGGCGAACTGGGCGGCGAATCCTTTATGGCGCTCACTGGCATCATGGGCACGTCCATCTGCGTCTGACTCTCGTAGGTGAACTTGAGGCCGCCGGAGGAGCCCCCACCCGCCATCGAGTTGAGTGGCAACTGGTTGCTCAGCATGACCAAAggagttgttgttgttgcgggCACTGCGGATGCTGAGGACGAGGAGTTGCTGGCCGTGCTGATATCGGGCGTTCTGTTGTTGGGTTTCGACGTGGGCGTATTGGAAGAGGGAGTGGTATTAGTATTAGTGAATTGCAAAATCTCTAGATcttcatgttgctgctgtggttgttgctgttgctgtggctGCAAGTGCGTAAAGCTAGCGGAGTTGGAAGCTGAGGCTGAGCTAAGATTTGTGGGGGAGCTGGATCTAGCGGGGGCTGcatactgctgctgctgctgctgctgctgttgctgctgctgatacAGCTGCGTTTGCTGCGCACGCAACATTTTCTTGTTCAGGGGCTTGGCTTggctgctgccgttgctggCTGCCGGCAACACATTGCTGGtggagttgctgctgccacGATAGTTTCCAGAGGCTGACATATTAACCGGCGAGTCTAGCAGATTTACCACATTTGCCACACCACTGGAGCCGCCACTCGAAGAGGAGGACGACGTGGACGAGCAGGACGAGGACGTCGGCTCGCCGCTGTGATTGGTGTtgctactgctgctgttgttgcgcGTGTTGCGACTAGCTGCAGTCGCTGCAGACCCTGTTACTGGCGGGGAATCGACCGAGGACGAGGACAGGGATTGCAACATCACCACCGGCGAGGAGACCACCGGTGGAGGCGCAGTCGACGGCGGcggggtgggcgtggcactgtAGTGCGGCGAACTGTGGCGACTCTGCTTCTCGGCTGGTGTGGCGGCAACTGGGGCTGGCGTGGCGGTTGTCGCCACCGAAGTTCCCTCATTCTTACTCTGCGCAGCCCCGCGCTTTTTGCCCGACCTCGAGGGTCCCTTGGAATTGGAGGAGGATGTGGCTGAGGCGGAGGCAGAGCCACCAGCCAGGGAGGACGAGGAGGTAGGTGTggaggaggatgaggacgaGTTGGTGGAGGAGTGCAGCGCGTGTGGCTGCTGCGATGACGCGTTCTGTGGCTGCTGTTGGTgtaattgttgctgctgtggatTTTGTTGGTGATGGCTATTGTGGTGGGTGgggtgatggtggtggtggtgggcaTGGTGGTGACTACTGCCACTCTCACCGGAGCGCGATCTACGTGTGATGGGAGGTGGTTGGGCGGTCATGTCGTGTACAGTGTGGGAAGACATTAAGCAAACGAGAGAGAGACAAAGAGAAAAAGAGTGGTTTTTATAGATCGCGTTTTTTTACATGAGTTTTTCAACTTCGCAAGGACCAAAAATCAAGGGACAGAAATTTCAGCCTCAAATGTGGCAGGTGAAAACaaaggggaaaaaaaaaaagaaaattaacaattttagGTCTTACAttcaaaataatcaaaaacGAGATTTTTCTAGACTACCATATACGATTTCTTTGGAATTATTcagaataaaatcaaattacgAACCAAGGGCGCTTCACAAGCTACACACGTAGAGCAACACAACATCAAAAACGCTTTAAAAAAGGATTTGAGAAAATAAATCTGGGATCAAGTATAAACTTAAGGCACGAGCAAGCACAGGCAACAAATTTGAAGGAATAGTCAGTCGGTGTGCTGACTGCCAGGCGAACAGCTCCCGCTTACCTGCTCCGACGTGCCGGTGGCGCCTCTTGCTCCTGCAACTGCTGCACTCTGGTCGTCTGCTTCTCATAGCTGATCTTCAGGTTTCCGCTCTCCGTGGTCGTGGCAGTGAGGTTGCCGCTGGCTAGTGACACGCCACTGGCCGATATTATGCTGCCACCACTGTTGCCGCTGACTAGGGTGCCCAAGGCCGGCGATGACTTGCCGCTCTGGTGCTGGATGACCGACGAGGAGCCGCCGCTGGGGCCACCGCTGCTCGCACCACCGTGAAACGCTCCAGTTGATCCACCCATTGCCGGTAGATTGCTCTGCTGCGACTGGGCGCCGCTGCTGCGCGATGATGCTGGATGGGATTCTgcggggaaaaataaacagtaATTAGTATTGATTAcgaaaattcaaaaacatcGGTAATTTAAATCCCTGGATTGGCATAGAACTAAAAATGAACCTTAATATCGACGAAGGCCACcgatttttgtaaattaaattaatactcGCTGAGCAAAACCTATTAATTTGAAATCTCTGATAATACTGTCAACCTTGCAAAAATAGAATTCTAACgtgaaaattacaaaataatattttataaccaTTTcttgtagagtaaaagggtatgtGCTCGCTTATTTGAGTAATAGGGACCTGACAGTAGAGTTACTCCACTCTTCCCTTTTGCTTTTAAGAAGTAGGTTTCAGCTAGAAACTCACCGCTGGTGATATtactgctactgctgctggtggGCAGGTTGACTCCAGGTACATTGGCCGTGGACAGCGGCACAGAGACGTACAGGCTGGGTGCATTGCTGCTGCTCCCAGTCGTCGGCTGCtgattgctgctgctgatgtccttggtgttgctgccgtgcttgttgctgctggtacTGCTACTGCTGCCACCGCCTGCACTTCCTGAACCACTCGACTTGCTCGATTCTGTCTTTGGATAACCGCCAGATCCCGCGACGGATGGTGCTCCTCCGGTCGCCGAGCCCCCGGTACTGTTGCTGCCGGAGGTTGAGCCCGCATTGCCGCTGGAGGTGGAGCCTGAGGTAGTGCTGCCCGTCGCTGGGGGGACTGAGGCCGCTGTCGCGCTCGCCGTTACCGCAATGGACGCACTCGTCGAGCTGGCCAGCGGCGCATTCACTTCGGCGGTGGCGGATGTTTGGTGGGTCGGCGGGCTGAGTTCGGTACGTTGCTGCAACGACATGAAGGCAGGAAGTGGTAAATTAGTATGTGAATGTTTGGTTTGTTACTCACAAGTAAATAGAACTAGCTGATAAAAACCTAAGCACTTGATAAGCTCCGTGAAACTATAAACTAGCAAGTAGTTAGCTCAAGTTTATTCGTGTTACACAATCAAAGAGGAAGCCTTTATCACACAGTGGAACGCCTTTGTTATAGATTTAGTTCCATACTCTCCGGCAAATAATCGGGTTTAATTCAAGCAACCATAACGTTGATACAAAAGTAAATGGAGATATGAGTTAAGTATTGACGTCATAGCTGGAATTTCCTACAGTCATCGTGTTTAGAATAACTCTGAAATATTATTACTCAACTCCTTCGGGTAATTAAACCATTACTTGATTATTTGGGGTAAATCGTGATACTCATTTCAGTCAAAAAGGCAACGATATATAACGGACCACTCATGGCAAAGGGATTTTTGATGGCTTTTTGATTAAACTCGGcactttattttcaaaacattacCAAAACATAGCAAGTTTTAGTatccattttaattttgtttgctaattagtttgtaaaataaataagctgGTGTGAACTTCTCTATAACGGACCTTGCTAATCTTTATTTTCCCCAAACGCTTTCAATTACTAAGTTTCATTCAATAActcctactaattttaaagtttctaATAAAGAGTATGCGATTTGATTCTAAAGTTTTTGGAGCTTAACTTTGTAACAGAAAAAGGTTGTTTCTATAACTTGGAGTGGGTAGGACACTTTATCCTTTCAAAGTAATGCTTTTCTTGGCcgttctttattatttttcataaaagGACCCCTTGTCATCCAATAACCCCAAACATGGATCTTTGCCAGACCACACATAGAGGTTTTTGGGAAACATTTACAAAATCCGTGCAAAGCTTCTCAAGAGTGTTATCCACATCGGTGTGAATAATGGTGTTTGTTCCCCGTCTGATTTGCTTTTTAGCTTTGCGGTCATTAGCAACATCCGGTTGGTGGTGAGCCATGTAAACACATGTTTACAACACCATCGCCATCGAGGCAGAAGAATAACAAACACACAAAGCACGGGGCAGCGGAGAGCGCAGCTCGATTAACAGACCAATAACAGGCCGTTAAGCCGTAAAGCTGCTAAACTGAGCCAGCAATCACGGCAACCACTGTTGTTGTGGCTGCGAATGCAGCGGGTGGATGAAAGAGAGAGGACATAAATGCACAACGTATGTGTTCCATATAGATAAAAAAGGCTGCCACATTAATGCATCTCAAAGGCTCTTATCTCTGATGTTGCTGcacaaaaatatgaaaaaaggCCAACGAAACAAGTACGTGAGTCAGAGTTTTAAAGAATGCAAGACACCCaggctgcagctgcagcaaatgTTGCTGCAATGCTGGGCGAGTTTTTCTAGTTGTTGTTGCGGTTGTGTTTTTGTGGTTTTAGCTCGACATATGCTGCCATATGCAGCTCAATTATATATactaaatgtatatttatatatgggctTGTGTGGGGCAACAAATGTTACATGCAGCGAATgcacaaaaaacaataaagagcAAGGCCTACCGATTGGGAGAGCAACTCCAACTCCGCTCTTTTCACCAcccgctctctctctcgcctTTTCTAGCTGCCTCTCCtcgctctctccctctcttccCATCCGACTTCCCCGCTGTTATTATTGTTGCTCAAATCGGGGTTGGGGGTGCAACAtaacacacacatacaatgTAGTTTGGTCACGTAGACAAAAAACAGACAAAAGAAAGGCCTATGCGCAGCGTTGCCACCTGATGGGTGGTTTTCCCAATTGGGAGTCCCATTCGATTGGGTTTTCTCAGCAACAAGGTGGAAGCGCGAGCCTGTTGCTCCGAAAACTCTGGTGTCGAATTTCCAAAAGCGACAAAAACGCCTTCATGCCTCATTAGATTCAGGTCAGGAGGAGAAGGACAAACAATTATCCGGAACAGCTCAACTGGCCATCTGCCCCTTAAAGACATCGAGCTATAATGGTAGGTGTTTTCCCAGGTATTCAAATGAAGTGTATTTTACACCTTTTCCTCAAGATCAATCAAGTTCTTGAGCCGATGAAAATTTACTAATGGGTACCAAAACAACGCTTCCTTATTAATGAAGTAATTTAGCTGAAAATGAATTAGGAACAGAATAATTCGCATATAGAGTGTACATTTCAATGAGGTTCTACTGTAAGCCCGATTACACGTTTGGTCGCTGGCGATACGTTttgtaattgaaaaataagttaatCCTTTTTCATGGTCAAGTTCTGTGTGCTTTGGAAAGCTTCCCGC is a window of Drosophila biarmipes strain raj3 chromosome 3R, RU_DBia_V1.1, whole genome shotgun sequence DNA encoding:
- the LOC108027180 gene encoding pneumococcal serine-rich repeat protein isoform X10, which translates into the protein MMMMDTMDTSQSQSQPMDVAPAVAVAATSGAALVDFTAAMVSMAATAEAESAESNNNHIDMAEYKEHRKNKKKKREKREREGKEHRHHKHRDREHREHRRHRDRDRERERDREASGSHHHHPAHHHPNNSQHSTSASSSPSSASTTPSATIEYVGGSASASPSYLGGGATGTGGAVGATTTYPHNLKIRFLLSGQRTELSPPTHQTSATAEVNAPLASSTSASIAVTASATAASVPPATGSTTSGSTSSGNAGSTSGSNSTGGSATGGAPSVAGSGGYPKTESSKSSGSGSAGGGSSSSTSSNKHGSNTKDISSSNQQPTTGSSSNAPSLYVSVPLSTANVPGVNLPTSSSSSNITSESHPASSRSSGAQSQQSNLPAMGGSTGAFHGGASSGGPSGGSSSVIQHQSGKSSPALGTLVSGNSGGSIISASGVSLASGNLTATTTESGNLKISYEKQTTRVQQLQEQEAPPARRSRTPDISTASNSSSSASAVPATTTTPLVMLSNQLPLNSMAGGGSSGGLKFTYESQTQMDVPMMPVSAIKDSPPSSPGSEIGSAMHSATAASGSLTAAAPTSAAAQPGNVRKRGRKAKDSTIAAAAAAAAAAAQQDLKDVRILQNGAGSGSSNPASSTPTPPATPAASTTASSASSIITHTAAHMLGNQINPNSSVAQKLSEQLHMEVQDHSIYTSDSLSSQYTGVPFPGKQRNSSIAPSNAAPAPNPLQSMFSGGMNGNMPIPQSLEQLLERQWEQGSQFLMEQAQHFDIASLLNCLHQLQSENLRLEEHVTSLIARRDHLLAVNARLQIPLNTIASGAKAEAHASSGNSGGSSIGLGSNISALNAATTIAAAVSLATTAINTTIPTMANSRPTVAAASSTAVVLDYRGPGATSNSSGSNSTSGNNVTSNSVNSSNSNPTTSANASGPAATSMSISGMNMTSAANLGMRHVSAAHSYNNAGNSNSSVGTLSANSAANSNSLHHQHPSQLQQQQAQHQSHPSQQQQQQQHAQQVQQHLHQSHHTSAAVAAAHMLGVGMSLGAGGGAAAGIGRGGSATAMAATAATTTTTFTTTAGTGMGQQHHHPHPHQHPSIQIQVGGGGVGVDGLSSTSSSYAVHHAALYSTHHQSQLRRDDNIAKTS
- the LOC108027180 gene encoding homeotic protein female sterile isoform X12; protein product: MMMMDTMDTSQSQSQPMDVAPAVAVAATSGAALVDFTAAMVSMAATAEAESAESNNNHIDMAEYKEHRKNKKKKREKREREGKEHRHHKHRDREHREHRRHRDRDRERERDREASGSHHHHPAHHHPNNSQHSTSASSSPSSASTTPSATIEYVGGSASASPSYLGGGATGTGGAVGATTTYPHNLKIRFLLSGQRTELSPPTHQTSATAEVNAPLASSTSASIAVTASATAASVPPATGSTTSGSTSSGNAGSTSGSNSTGGSATGGAPSVAGSGGYPKTESSKSSGSGSAGGGSSSSTSSNKHGSNTKDISSSNQQPTTGSSSNAPSLYVSVPLSTANVPGVNLPTSSSSSNITSESHPASSRSSGAQSQQSNLPAMGGSTGAFHGGASSGGPSGGSSSVIQHQSGKSSPALGTLVSGNSGGSIISASGVSLASGNLTATTTESGNLKISYEKQTTRVQQLQEQEAPPARRSRTPDISTASNSSSSASAVPATTTTPLVMLSNQLPLNSMAGGGSSGGLKFTYESQTQMDVPMMPVSAIKDSPPSSPGSEIGSAMHSATAASGSLTAAAPTSAAAQPGNVRKRGRKAKDSTIAAAAAAAAAAAQQDLKDVRILQNGAGSGSSNPASSTPTPPATPAASTTASSASSIITHTAAHMLGNQINPNSSVAQKLSEQLHMEVQDHSIYTSDSLSSQYTGVPFPGKQRNSSIAPSNAAPAPNPLQSMFSGGMNGNMPIPQSLEQLLERQWEQGSQFLMEQAQHFDIASLLNCLHQLQSENLRLEEHVTSLIARRDHLLAVNARLQIPLNTIASGAKAEAHASSGNSGGSSIGLGSNISALNAATTIAAAVSLATTAINTTIPTMANSRPTVAAASSTAVVLDYRGPGATSNSSGSNSTSGNNVTSNSVNSSNSNPTTSANASGPAATSMSISGMNMTSAANLGMRHVSAAHSYNNAGNSNSSVGTLSANSAANSNSLHHQHPSQLQQQQAQHQSHPSQQQQQQQHAQQVQQHLHQSHHTSAAVAAAHMLGVGMSLGAGGGAAAGIGRVPTKARR
- the LOC108027180 gene encoding protein AF-17 isoform X1, which produces MCERNNNKQVTSSNKIPSSFNAKLELDSSKDDTIHSTSLNKKLVKIKKFKLDDMKEMVGGCCVCSDERGWPENPLVYCDGQNCTVAVHQACYGIVTVPTGPWYCRKCESQERTSRVRCELCPSRDGALKKTDNSGWAHVVCALYIPEVRFGNVTTMEPIILSLIPTERYSRTCYICQEIGKPNRANVGACMQCNKSNCKQQFHVTCAQSLGLLCEEAGNYLDNVKYCGYCQHHYSKLKKGGNVKTIPPYKPIQHDTSSDSCSSPEKEIDSTMNSAATSATSIKITSSSTSGGGSSSSLNASSGVGISGGSGSGSGVSSSSKQRKSNTSGKSSSSSSSSSSSSTGVAANASSSSAHSGSASNLTAGSSLLPGSSNTNISSNLSNNAAGGSGSASSAGNLSSGSSSGANVAASSSGATQSTPNQSSTAATTTKSSASSSSSSSSSYKEKHSKSLNKSTSSKDKDGKDNTSHSANNTFSNSSASSTSSNSSSTREKSSSKLSKNKDSIQVPSATSSTSTTSSISTQPSSSTSTASSGLGGTGTHVSSSATSGTNSTASTTSEHSHAHNLSTNGAGGGGSTAAKQQSASNLGNPHLSTGSSAFGLELRTGSTSSNSALNESSGFGNNSNSERENLSGAGSSASNPTGSIALGLGGVSSSAATNLSTNKGGSSASATSNLSSTNLSSGSSSNSTSKKRKADSAKSSSSVSIAASALDDNNRWGTRIAKKSLISRYDIKDVHVALTPLTDFEKEIEKSSKRQRTELSPPTHQTSATAEVNAPLASSTSASIAVTASATAASVPPATGSTTSGSTSSGNAGSTSGSNSTGGSATGGAPSVAGSGGYPKTESSKSSGSGSAGGGSSSSTSSNKHGSNTKDISSSNQQPTTGSSSNAPSLYVSVPLSTANVPGVNLPTSSSSSNITSESHPASSRSSGAQSQQSNLPAMGGSTGAFHGGASSGGPSGGSSSVIQHQSGKSSPALGTLVSGNSGGSIISASGVSLASGNLTATTTESGNLKISYEKQTTRVQQLQEQEAPPARRSRTPDISTASNSSSSASAVPATTTTPLVMLSNQLPLNSMAGGGSSGGLKFTYESQTQMDVPMMPVSAIKDSPPSSPGSEIGSAMHSATAASGSLTAAAPTSAAAQPGNVRKRGRKAKDSTIAAAAAAAAAAAQQDLKDVRILQNGAGSGSSNPASSTPTPPATPAASTTASSASSIITHTAAHMLGNQINPNSSVAQKLSEQLHMEVQDHSIYTSDSLSSQYTGVPFPGKQRNSSIAPSNAAPAPNPLQSMFSGGMNGNMPIPQSLEQLLERQWEQGSQFLMEQAQHFDIASLLNCLHQLQSENLRLEEHVTSLIARRDHLLAVNARLQIPLNTIASGAKAEAHAAMSTTAAPTTTTTTSTTTATSTCTTSVISTLASSGNSGGSSIGLGSNISALNAATTIAAAVSLATTAINTTIPTMANSRPTVAAASSTAVVLDYRGPGATSNSSGSNSTSGNNVTSNSVNSSNSNPTTSANASGPAATSMSISGMNMTSAANLGMRHVSAAHSYNNAGNSNSSVGTLSANSAANSNSLHHQHPSQLQQQQAQHQSHPSQQQQQQQHAQQVQQHLHQSHHTSAAVAAAHMLGVGMSLGAGGGAAAGIGRGGSATAMAATAATTTTTFTTTAGTGMGQQHHHPHPHQHPSIQIQVGGGGVGVDGLSSTSSSYAVHHAALYSTHHQSQLRRDDNIAKTS